Sequence from the Corallococcus sp. EGB genome:
CGCCAGCTCCTTCTCCTCAGGCTCCGCTGCCTTCGTGACCTTCGCCGCAGGGCTGTCCGGGGCCTTCTTCTTGCGGATCACCGGGTCCACCTTCTTCTTGGTGGGCTTCACGGATGCCTTGGGGGGCTTCTGCGTCGGCATTCGGGTACTTCTCCTTAAGAAAATCAGGTGCTTTGGCCTGGGCGAGCCGGCCGATCTACCGCAAAGTCGAGCTTTCTTACAAACGCGAACTCAAACCGGTTGCATTGGTCCCTTTGTTCCCGTTGCCGAGGAAGCGGGGGAGAGCTCATCCAGGACGCGCTTGCGGAGCGCCAGCAGCTCCTTGCGCTCGGACAGGAGCAGCCGCGTCTCCTCTGTCAAATCAAAAGCCCCCTGCGTCTGTTCCGTCGCTCGCTTTATATAAACGAGCCGCTCGTCAATGCGCTTCTTCATGATGTCGCGGCACGCGAGGATGAACTCCGTTTCCAGTTCCATTCCCCCCGGAGAGAGCCGGCGGCCAGCCTCCAGGAGCGTCCGCTTGACGACTTCCGAGGCCTCGAAGAGCGCCTCCTCCAGCCCCCGCCCGGACGTGGCCTGGGCCAGGACCATCCGCAGTCCCATGTGGGACAGCTCATCACACACGCGGAAGGTGTCGCGGGCGAGCAGCCGGGAATCCCGAAGGATTGCGGCCACATAGAGGGCTTCGGCCTCTGGCGGGGGGCGCTCCGCCTGGGGCTTGGGCACCGGGCGAGGCACGGCCTGGGCGGGGACGGCGTTGGGGTACGCCGCGGTGGCGGCGGGCTTGGGTGTGGGGGGCGGCTTGTACTGGAGCGACGACTCGATCTGCGCCGGCATCCAGCCGAAGTGCGCCGCCAGCGCGCTGATGAGCGCCGAACGCGTCAGACCCGGGGGCACCTGCGAAGTGACGGGTTTGAGTCGTTCCAGCGCGGCCATCTTCTCCTCGAAGCTCGCCTGCTTGCCGGTGGGGAGGAGGGTGGCGAAGAGGTAGGCGGTGAGGGGCTGGGCGCTCTCCAGGAGGCGCTCCACGCCGTCCTGGCCCTCGCGGCGGGCGAAGACGTCCGGGTCATCACCCTGCGGCAGGAGCGCCACCCGGGTGGGGGCCCCCGCGGCGAGCAGGGGACCGGCCAGGCGCTCCACGGCGGCGAGGCCCGCGGAGTCCCCGTCCAGGAGCAGCACCAGGTCGCGGGCCTCCGCGCGCTTGAGCACCTGGAGGTGCCCGGCGGTGAGGTTGGTGGAGCACAGGGCCACCGCGTGGCGCACGCCCACCTGATGCAGGCCGATGCAGTCGAAGTACCCCTCCACCAGAACGGCCGTCTTGCGCTTGTGGATGTCGTCGCGCGCCTGGTCCATGCCGAAGAGCGTCTCGCTCTTGTTGTAGAGCCGGGACTCGCGGGAGTTGAGGTACTTGGGGCCATCCTCCGCCGCGACCAGCCGGCCGCCAAAGGCGATGGGCCGCCCCTCCGGCGCGCGGATGGGCACCATCAGGCGGCTGCGGAAGAAGTCGATGCAGCCATCCCCGCTGCTGCGCTTCGTGACGAGCCCCGCCTTCAGGCCCCACTCCAGCATCCCGTTCTTCTGGAAGCGGTCCGCCAGCAGGCTCCACTGCGCGGGCGCCCATCCCAGGCCGAAGCCCCGGGCCACCTCCTCGGAGACGCCCCGGCTGGCCAGGTAGGCGCGCGCGGCGCGGCCTTCGTCCTCGTTCCAGAGCAGGGCGCGGAAGTGCTCCGCGGCGAAGTCCGTGGCCTCCTTGACCTGCTGGCGCTCCTTGAGGCCGGGGTCCTGCGCGGCCTCCAGGTCGATGCCCACCTCCTGGGCCAGGTCGCGCACGGCGTCCTGGAACGTCTTGCCCAGGTAGCGCTGGATGAAGGACACGGCGTCGCCGCTCGCCCGGCAGCCGTGGCAGAAATAGAAGCGCTTCTCCGGCACCACGTAGAAGGACGGGGTCTTCTCCTGGTGGAAGGGGCAGCGGCCCTTGAACTCACGGCCGGCCTTCTTCAGCTCCACGTGCCGGGACACCAGCGACACGATGTCCACGCGGTCGAGGACCTCCTGGATCTTGTGCTCCGGAATCACGACGCCCCTCCATCCTTCCGCATGAGCGCGGCCTTCCGCCCGCTACCCTGACAGCCCGGTCTGACGCAGCCCGGGCCGCCTCCCTCCGGACCGTCCTCCCACGCGGGTAGGGCCGGGGGACGCGGGCGGGGCGCGGAAACGGACGGGGGCTGGGACACGGCGCGCACTCCTCCGGGCTGCCCGCTCGCCTCCCGGGGTGGGGGACGGGCGGAGGGGGCCCTTGAGGATCAGCGCTTAATGGGCGGCGGGCGAGGGATCAAAAAATCCGCTTCGAGCCCGGGGTGGGAAGGGCACCTGGGACACGTTCCCGGCGCCCCTTCCCTGGAAATCACGGCGACCTCAGGACAGCCTGGCCAGCTGCGCCTTCACTTCCTCGGAGATGGCCTTGCCTTCGGCCTTGCCCTGGAGCTTGGGGTTCACGTTCTTCATGACCGCGCCCATGTCCTTGGGGCCCTTGGCGCCGACCTCGGCGATGGAGGCCTGGACGGCGGCGGTGAGCTCTTCCGGGGTGAGCTGCTTGGGCAGGTAGCGCTGCAGGACGGAGATCTCCTGCTCTTCCTTCTCCGCCAGCTCCGGGCGGCCGCCGGACTTGAACTGCTCGACGGAGTCGCGGCGCTGCTTGATGAGGGTGGCGATGACCTGCTGGATGCCCGCGTCGTCCAGTTCGCTGGCGCCCGGCTCGACCTCCTTGTACTTCACGGCGCTCTTGAGCATGCGCACCACGCTCAGGGTCAGCTCGTCCTTGGCCTTCATCGCCTCCTTCAGGTCGGCGGTCAGGCGATCTTTCAGGGTGGTCATGTCGGGACTCCTCACGGGCGGGGAAAAGGGTCGCCGCGCCAGCGGATGGGACGGCGGGAGCCAGGGCACCTGACGCCTTTCGGAAGGCGCCCCGGCTCCTCACTGCGGGCCTGCTTAGTACGACTTGCGGGCCTTCTTCACAGCGCGCTTCTTGGCGGCGAGGGCCTTCTTCTTCCGCTTCACGGAAGGCTTCTCGTAGTGCTCGCGCTTGCGGATCTCGGAGAGGATTCCGGCCTTCTCGGTGGCCTTCTTGAAGCGCTTGAGGGCGCTTTCGATGGACTCACCTTCCTTCACTCGAATACCGGGCATGCAGTCACCTCCTTCCGCCTAGCTGGATGCAATCTGAAATCTTCAGAGGGTCGGGGGGTATGGCGCAGCGGGCCGCAAAAGGCAAGGAGACCCGCACGGAAAGGATGGCCCCTTTGTGCGCTAGAATCTTCAGCGCGTGTATCGCCTCCTCCTCCTGGTGCTCCTGCTGGCGGCCAGCCCGTCCCGGGCCGGCACGGTCGCTTCCGAGTGCTGGGCCTCGTGCCGCCGCCATGTCGAGGACCCCTCCCTGCGCGCTCGCACCTGCGGGGCGTGCGTCGCCGGGGGGCGGGTGGACAGCTGGGTGGCCTCCCTGGGGACGGGCGGGGTGGAGGCCCAGCAGGCGCTGGCGTCCGCGCTCCAGGATTCCAGCTGGCGGGTGCGCTGGGCGGCGGTGAGGGCGGGGGCCCGGAGCCGGGGGCTCACGGAGCGGCGGGCCCTGGCGGAGTGGATCATGGACACCCCGCCGGACGCGGACCTGGGGGCCTGTCTCACCGCCGTCCGGGCCGCCGCGGACGCCGGGCGCTCCACGGCGGACTTCCTGCGGGAGGCAGGTGCCCGGGGCCCCGCCTCCGCCGCCCGGGTGTGGGCGAAGCGGGACGCGGTCCGCCAGGCGCTGTCGCTGGAGATGTATGCGCAGGAGCCGTCCGTGCGGCTTCCGGCGCTCCTGCACCTGGCCACCTTCCAGGGGCAGTCCGCGACGCGAGTGGTGCTGGATACGGTGGCGTCCCGGCCCGTGGCGGGCGACGCGGTGATGGCGGAGCTCCTCGCCGCCGTCGCCGAGCGGCAGCGTGCGTCCGTGGGCCGGCTGCTCCTCAATGAGGCGAAGCCCGCGGACGAGGCGGCCATCAACCGGCTCTTCGCCGTGTACTCACGGGAGCTGGATGCGCTGCGGCCGGACCTGTCGGCTGGCGATGCGCAGCGCCGGCGAACGGCGGTGGCGGCCCTGCGCCGCTACGGCCCGCTGGCGAAGCGCGAGCTGGAGGGGGCGCTCGGGGATGCCGACGGTCGGGTGCGCGAGCTGGCGGCGCGGGGGCTGGCGGAGTCCGCCGGGAAGCCGCTGCGGGACATCGCGCTCCAGGGCGTGAAGGACGCGGAGTCCGCGGAGTCCGCCCGGCCGTGGCTGGGCGCCATGGCCCGTGAGAAGGGGTGCTTCGCCTTCCTGCGGGACGTGGCCGAGGGGCGCCATGCCCGCACGCCGGAGGTCCAGGGGGAGGCGGTGGCCTTCCTGGGGGACTGTTCGGAGGGCCCGCCTCCCACGAAGCGGCTGGCGCCCTTCCTCGCGTCGAACGTGGTGCCGGTGCGCGCGGGCGCGGTGCGGGCGTTGGGAGCGCTGCCCCGGAGCGCCGACGCGATGGTGCTGGCGGAGCAGGCGCTGGAGGACGGCGCGCCGGAGGTGGTGGTGGCCGCGCTGGAGGTGCTGGCCGCCTACCGGCAGCCGTCTCGAGGGGACGAGGCCGCGGGCCTGCTGGCGTCGGAGCACCCGGTGGTGCGCGCGGCCGCGGCGCGGGCGCTGGAGTTCGTGGGCCGCGCCGCGCACGTGCGCGTCCTGGCCGAGTGCCTGCGCGGGGACCCGGTGGCGGACGTGCGCGTCGCGGTGGCTCGGACGCTGTCCACGCTGGGCGGCCCGCACGCGGTGGCGGCGCTGAGCGAGGCGGCCGCGCACGACGCGGATACGCATGTGAAGCACGTGTCGCAAGAGGGCCTGCGCCGGCTGGGCTTCGGCCGCTGAGCGCTGGCGGTTCGCTGGTCGTGGAGTCCCCTGGGGCGCGGGCTTCTCCCCAGGACCCACGGCGGGGGCTCACGGGCCGCTGATGGCCTTGGCGTCCACGCGGTTCCGGCCCGCGTGCTTGGCCCGGTAGAGGTACTTGTCCGCGGCGGAGATGAGGTCCTCCGGCTGGGAGAAGTCCGAATCCAGCAGCGTCGCCACGCCCAGGCTGATGGTCACCTTGATGGGCGTGCCGCTGAAGATGAAGTCCGCGCGGTCCACCGCGACGCGGCAGCGCTCCGCGCACGCCAGGGCCGCGTCCTCCGCGGACTCGCGCAGCATCAGCGCGAACTCCTCGCCGCCGTAGCGCGCGAGCAGGTCCTCGGTGCGCACCGTGTCCGCCACCCGCTGCGCGATGCGCGTCAGCACGAAGTCGCCGGCCGGGTGGCCGTACACGTCGTTGATGCGCTTGAAGTGGTCCACGTCGAAGAGCACCAGCGACAGCGGCACGCGGTGGCGCAGGCAGTACGCGAACTCCTTGCGCACCGTCTCCATGAAGTACTTCTTGTTGTAGACGCGGGTGAGGCCGTCGCGCGTGGCGGACTCGTAGATGCTGCGCTGGTACTGCTCCTCCAGCGCGTCCTGGATGCTGAACTTCAGCACCGTGTTGGAGCCGATCTGGATCTTGTCGCCGTCGTACAGCGGCGCCGCGCTCACCTTCAGGCCGTTGAGGTACGTGCCGTTGGTGCTGCCCAGGTCCACGAGCTGGAAGCGGCCGTCGCCAATGGCCACCACCTTCGCGTGCTTGCGGGAGATGCCGTCGTCCTCGACCTGGAACTGGGCCTCCGAGCTGCGGCCCAGCACCACCTCCGAGCGGTCCAGCTTGAACATCCGCCCGATGCCGGCGGCGGACTTGGCGCTGATGACGATCAGATAGGCGCTCTGCTGCTGGGCGCTGCCCAGCAGGTCCGAAATTGAATGGACGGAAGTTTTCTCCTCGGACATCGCGCCTCCCATCTTACGGGCCGCCTTTTCACGGCGGCAAGCACACCCGCGCTCCTTTCACGCACCCGGTGTCAGACGACCCGCCCCACCCGCGCCGGTCGCCGCCTGTTTTTCTCCGGTGGAGGAACTGTCGGCCGCCCGACGGACAGCTCGCCGGCCACGGGCGTCCGGAGGAAGCGCGCGAGCGCCTCGCCACCCCGGGGGTGCTCCGCCAGCCCCTGCATCAGCTTCACCAGCGCCGCCGACGGGGTCATGTCCGCGCCCCCCACGGCCCCCTCCGCCAGGACCTTGGCCCCGGACTCATAGAGCGTGAGGTCCACCCCGTTGCGGTAGGCCTGGCTCACCACCAGCACCGGGACGCCCCGCTCCCGCGCCTGGACGAAGAGCGGCAGGAGCGAGCGGCCCAGCTCCGGCGCGATGGGCACGTTGCCCGCCCCGTACGCCTCCACCACCAGCCCCTTCACGTGCGGCAGCAGCTGCAGCGGCAGGGTGGGGTCCAGCCCCGGGTACACCTTCAGCAGGAAGACGCGCGGATCCAGCTTCTCATGGAGCCGGAAGGGGCCCCGGGACGGGAGGCCCTTCTCGAAGGTGGCGTCCACGCCCAGCGTGCCCAGCACCGGGAAGTTGGGGCTTTCGAAGGCGTCGTACTCCGCCACCTTCACCTTGCGCGTGCGGTTGCCCCGGTACAGGTGCGAGTCGAAGCAGATGGTCACCTCGCGCGGCCCCTGGAGCGCGGAGAGCACCGCGTCGATGAGGTTCAGCCTCGCGTCCGAGCGGATCTCTCCCAACGGCCGCTGCGAGCCCGTCAGCACCACGGGGCAGGGCGGATTTCGCAACATGAACGACAGCGCACTGGCTGTGTAGGCGAGCGTGTCCGTTCCGTGGGTCACCACCGCCCCGTCGAATTCAGGCAGGCGGCGGTGGAGGTGGGCGGCCATCCGGCTCCAGAGCTCCGGCTGCATCTCCGAGCTGTCCAGGTTGGAGAACAGCTCGAGCTCGATGTCGGCCAGCTGGAACAGCTCCGGGGCTCGCTTGCGGAGGGTCTGGAAGAAGGCCGCGGGACGCAGGGCGGAGGGCCGGCCACCGGCCATTCCGAGCGTGCCTCCCGTGTGAAGCATCAGGACTCTGGGCATGGGCGAGGGGCCGTCTGCCAAAGGCTGCCTTGCTTTACAAGCCCGGCGCGCGTGGCTAAACCCCGGGGCCGTGCTCCTCCCTCGATGGAAGCGTGTTGCTCCCGTGCTGGCCGCGGCGACCCTGATGGGCGCCGGCTGCACCAAGAGCGCGGAAGTTCCCGCCACCGCCAAGGCCCCGACGACGGCGCCGGCCGCCGCCCCGGCCCCCGCCGCCATCCCGGCCGCGAGCCCCGCCACGGAGGCGGCGTCGGCGGATCCGGCGCAGGCGCTGACGGGCATCCCGGGCATGGACTTCTCCGCGCTGCCGCCCGCGGCCAAACGCGAGCTGGCCACGGTGTTCAGCGACGAGTTCTGCTACTGCGGCTGTCCCCACTCGCTGGGCGCGTGCCTCAAGCAGCACACGCCCTGCAAGCACGCGAAGCGGATGGCGAAGCTGTCTGCCCGGCTGGTGGCCGAGGGCGGGCCCGCGAGCGAGGTCATCGTCGCGCTGTCCAAGTACTATGCGTCCTTCCGCGAGCCGCGCGTGCAGCTCAAGGTGGATCCGCGCATGTGCCAGGGAAACGCCAACGCGCCCGTGACGGTGGCGGAGTTCTCCGACTTCGAGTGCCCCTACTGCGGCAAGGCCCGGCCCATCCTGGAGGCCTTCGCGAAGAAGCACCCCGGCGAGGTGCGCTTCTGCTACCTGCCGTTCCCGCTCTCCATGCACGCCAACGCCGTCCCCGCCGCGCAGGCGGTGCTGTGGGCGCGCGACCAGGGCAAGTTCTGGGAGATGCACGACGCCCTCTTCGGCCAGCAGGAGAACCTCAAGCCGGAGGCGCTGCCCGCGCTGGCGAAGTCGGTGGGTTTGAACGGGGACAAGCTGGCCGCGGTGTTGAAGACGGATCAGTACAAGGACGAGATTGACGGCTTCCACGCGCAGGGGCGCATGGCGGCCATCAACAGCACCCCGTCCGTGTTCTTCAATGGACGTGCCTACGAGCTGGGCTTCCAGGAAGCCCAGCTGGAGCACAGCATGGAGGACGAGGTGGAGTGGCGCGCGAACAACAACGCGTGGGCCGCCGACTGACCCTTCGATGAGCCAACGCTTCCGCATCGATGGCGCCGCGCAGCTGGTCCCCGAGGACCGCACCGGCATCCCCGCGCTCGCGGGACGCTCGGGGACGTACGCGCTGATGCCCACCGGGCCCGACCTGCTGGTGTTCTCCCGCACGCCGCCGGAAGGGGGCTCCATCCCCACGCCGCGCGTCGTGCTGGCGGGGGACGCGGGGGGCTTCCCGCTGTCGGACCTCATCGCGTTCCTCAGCCAGTCGCGCTGGAGCGGCGTCATTCGCGTGCACACGTCGGGCGGGGAGCGCTCGCTCACGCTGCGCGAGGGCGAGGTGCGCGGCGCCACCTCCGAGGAGCCCGCGGACCGGCTGGGCGAGGTGCTGGTGCGGCTGGGCTACGTGGATCGCGCGCAGGTGGAGGCGGTGCTGCGCGAGCAGTCCGCGTCGAAGCTGGGCCGGGCGCTGGTGGAGAAGGGCGTGCTGCAGGCGCACGACCTCTTCAAGTGCGTCACGCACCAGGTGAGTGAGATCTTCCACGCCATCGTGCTGTGCCGCGAGGGGGCGTTCTTCCTCATCGACCAGCCGCTGGACGAGAAGACGGGGCACTCCATCCAGCTGTCCACGCAGAGCCTGCTGATGGACAGCATCCGGAAGATCGACGAGCTGGCGCACTTCCGCAAGCGCATCCCCCACGGCCGCCTGTACGTGGCGCGCAAGCGTCCGTCCGACGGCAAGCTGGAGGAGGACGAGGACCGCGTGCTGGCCATGCTGGACGGGCGGCGCACGGTGCTGGAGCTGGGGCACGCGGCGCGGCTGTCCGAGTTCGACATCACCAAGGTCGTCTTCCGCCTGCTCGAGGGCGGCTTCGCCGGGCTGACGGACAAGCCGGTGGGGGCTCCCGCCTCGGCCGCGGCGCCGGAGAAGGCGCCCGCGCAGCGCGTGCGTCCGCCAGCGCGCGCGGCGCCCCCGGTGGATGCCCGGCCGGTGGCGCGCGTCTTCAACTTCATCTTCCGGGAGATCCGCGACGAGGTGGCCCGCTCCGGCATGGACCGCGAGTTCATCGCGGCGGCCAACGCGGCGCTGTCCAACAACGCGCTGTCGTCGTCGCCGGTGCTGGAGGGGCTGGCGTTCGCGGCGGACGGGAGCCTGCCGGAAGGGCGCTTGATGGAGGCCTTCGACAAGCACCGCGCCCACCTGGGCAGCGAGCCGCTGGCCTCGTTCCGTCAGGCGCTGAGCGACGTGATGTTCTTCCTGCTCTTCCAGGCGGGGGAGCTGTTGGAGTCGCGCGCGGACGAGGACCTGGCCCGCCGGGTGAAGGAACTCCTGGCCACGCTCGAGGCGCCGTGACGGACACCGGCTTTCCGAGGCTGACCGCGGGCGTGCCCGGGTGCGGCGGCGCGTTCAAGCTCACGCCCGAGGACTTCGAGGTGGAGGAGCTGCCCGCGTACCTGCCCTCCGGCGAGGGCACGCACCTGTACCTCTGGGTGGAGAAGCGCGGCCGGGACACGCGCGAGGTGGTGCGCGCGCTGGCGTCCGCGCTGGGCGTGCGCGAGGACGACATCGGCTCCGCGGGGATGAAGGACCGGCAGGCGGTGACGCGGCAGTGGCTGTCCGTGCCCGCGAACGCGGAAGGACGCCTGCCGGAGTTCGCGCTCGACGGCGTCCGCGTGCTGGAGGCGAAGCGCCACGGCAACAAGCTGCGCACCGGCCACCTGAAGGGAAACCGCTTCACGTTGCGGCTGCGCGGCGTGAAGGACCTGGGCGCGGCGCGCGAGTCGTTCGCCCTGCTGAGCGCGCAGGGCGTGCCCAACTACTTTGGCGAGCAGCGGTTCGGACGGGCCGGCGACAACGCGGACCTGGGCCGGATGCTGCTGTTGGGGCAGCGGCTTCCGAAGCGGCCGGACCGCTTCCAGCGCAAGCTGTACCTGTCCGCCTTCCAGTCGCGCCTCTTCAACCAGGCGCTGGCCGCGCGGCTCACCGCGGGCACCTTCGCCACGGCGCTCCTGGGCGACGTGCTGCGCAAGGAGGAGACGGGCGGCCTCTTCGTGTGCGAGGCGCCGGACGTGGACGGCCCGCGCGTCGCCGCGTTCGAGGTGAGCCCGGCGGGCCCGATGTTCGGCCCGAAGATGACCGCTTCGAAGGGGGAGGTGGCGGAGGCCGAGGCCCGGCTGCTGACCGAAGCGGGCGTCACGCTGAGCGACTTCCAGCGCGGCGGCGACGAGACGGAAGGCACGCGCCGCCCGTACCGCGTGCGGCTGGGCGCGGCGGAGCTCTCGGCGGATGGCGAGGACGCGCGGCTCACCTTCGAGCTGCCTCGCGGCGCCTACGCCACCGAAGTGCTGCACGAGCTGCTCAAGGACGGCTGAAGCCCGCGGCGTGTGCCCGGGCGGGTGCCCCGCGCCCGTGCGCACGCGAGCGACGAGACCCCGCGAAAAGCGCATGAGGGCGGCTGCGGCGTGGCGCTCCTGCATGCCCGGAAACGACCGCGCCTCCCTGGGCGTGAGGCCCGGGGAGGCGCGAGGGTCACCGCAGGTCCCGCTCCGCTCTGAGCGGAGCGGGGTGGGGCGTCACGTCACTGCCGGACGACGTTGAACTCCGTGCGGCGGTTGAGCGCGCGGCCCGTCTTCGTCGTGTTGGGCGCCACGGGCCGGGTCTCGCCGAAGCCCACGGCCTCCATGCGGCCCGGGTCGATGCCGCGCTTGAGCAGCTGCACCATCACCGCGTCCGCGCGCTTCTGGGACAGCTTCAGGTTCGCCGTGTCGTTGCCCATCGAGTCGGTGTGGCCCTCGATGCGCATCTTGCGGATCCACGGCGCGTCCTTCAGCGCCTGCGCCACCTCGTCCAGGATGGTGGTGCTCTGCTTGCCGATGATCTTCGCGGAGCCGGTGCCGAAGAGGATCTGCTTCTTGATCTCAATGCGGTCCCTCTTGACGATGACCATCTTGTACTGCTTGGCGCAGCCGCGCTCCTCCTTCACACCCGGGTCGTCCGGGCACGCGTCCAGGCGGTCCACCACGCCGTCGCCGTCGCGGTCCGGATCCGGGCAGCCGCCGTTCTCCTGCGGGCCGGACTCATTCGGGCACTTGTCCTGCGCGTCCGGCACGCCGTCGCTGTCGTTGTCCAGGTCCGGGCAGCCGTCGTCGTCCTGGAAGCCGTCCTTGTCCTCCGGCTCGTCCGGGCACTTGTCCTTGTCGTCGTTGATGCCGTCCCCGTCCTTGTCCACGATGGGGCAGCCCAGGTTCTGCAGCGGGCCGGGCTCGTTGGGGCACTTGTCCGTGCCGTCCAGGATGCCGTCGTTGTCGTTGTCCGGGTCCGGGCAGCCATCGTCGTCCTGGAAGCCGTCCTTGTCCTCGGGCTGGTCCGGGCACTTGTCCACGTTGTCCAGCACGCCGTCGCCGTCGCGGTCCTTGGGGGCCTCCGGCGGGCAGCCGTGGTTCTCCGGCACGCCGGGGATGAGCGGGCACTTGTCCTGCGCGTCCAGCACGCCGTCGTTGTCGTTGTCGGGGTCCGGGCAGCCGTCCTGGTCCTGGAAGCCGTCCACGTCCTCGGCCTGCTCGGGGCAGGGGTCGTCCTTGTCCAGGATGCCGTCGCCGTCGCTGTCCGTCTCCTCGATGCTGACCACCACCTGCTGCTGGGGCTGGGCGGGCTGCCGCGGCTGCTCCGGCTGGGCCTGCGGCGCCTCCGGACGGTCGCGCACCAGCACCTGGCGCGGGCCGCAGTTCCTGGACAGCTCCAGGGCGCGCTTGATGGCGACGTCGGCGGCGCTCACGTGCTGGGCGGCGCGCGTGCTGTTGCCCTGGCTGAGCTCGCCGCGGGCGAAGTCGAGGTTGGCCTCCGCGGTGGCCAGCTCCGCGGGCGCGCAGCGCAGGGCGCCGCCGCGGCGGGCGCGCTCCACGTCGGCGGTGAGCACCTCCGTGTCAGCGCGGATCTTGTTGCCGCTGACGCAGGCGAAGGAGGCGAAGAGCAGGGTGAAAAGCGCGGACTGGGTCAGACGCTTCATCGGAGAGCGCTCGGGCGTCACGGGTTCTGGGGGCGGCCCTGGGAGTCACCGCTGTTGGCCGCGGACATGGCCTTCTCACGCGCCTCGTTGGCGAAGCGCGAGGCCTTCACCGCGAAGTCCACGCCGGCCTGGTAGTCCGAGTAGCCGACCTCCTCCCGCGCCTTCTGCAGGTAGAGGTTGGCGGCCGTCCACTCGTAGGGGGCTTCCTTCTCCGCCCCGGCGGTGCGCGCGGCCTGGATCTGCACCTCGGCGTCGAGGATGTTGGACGTGGACTTCACGGGGCCACATGCGGTCAGCACGCCCGCGAACGCCAACAGGAGCGACTGCTTCGTCATCACGGGGGCCTCGGTCGACAGAGCGGAGGGATTGGCCGTCGGTCGTATCAATCGCCTCCGGGGGGGTCAAGAATCGCGCGGTGGGCGTGGAGCAGGGGGCCGGGCAGGAGGGTGGACTTTGACGACAGGGGCCGTGCTTGCGACCATCCGGCCCTTGTGCGTCCACCGTCCGTCCGTGCCCTGCTCGTCGTGCTGCTGTTGCCCCTGACCGGCCTCGCCGGACCGGGGGCCGCGTCCAAGAAGGCCCAGGGCCGCGCGGAGGCGGACACCGTCCTCGCCCAGGTGGCCAACGGCGCCGCCGTGCCCCCCGCCACCTCCCGCCTGCGCTTCCTGCGCGAGGAGGCCTACGCGGCCGAGGAGATTGGCCCCATGCTGCGCACCACCTACGACGAGCGCATCCGCCGCAACCTGGTGGCGCTCCTGGCGTCCCTGGGCGCGCGCACGGGAGAGGCCACGCTGGTGAAGCTGGCGTCGGATGACGACAGCACCGTCCGCATGTACGCGGCGCAGGGGCTGGCCCGGCTGGGCAGCCGCAACACCGCCGCCGTGCTGCCGCTGCTCCAGGACAAGAGCAGCGGCGTGCGCCGCGAGGCCGCGAGGGCCCTGGGGGCGGCCCGAAACCCCAAGGTGGGCAAGCCGCTGATGGCCGCCGCGAAGGATGAACAGGACCTGGAGGTCCGCGCGGCGCTGCTGGAGGCCGCGGGCTCGAGCGGTGACGCGAAGCAGAAGGCCGCGCTCAAGGCGTACCTGGACAGCGGTTCGGAGAGCACGCGCTTCGCCGCGGCCCGGGGCCTGTGCCGGCTGGGCGCGCCCGAGGGCTTCGCCTTCGCGCAGAAGCTCCTGGGCAACAGCGACAAGTTCGTGCGCCGCCAGGGGCTGGTGCTCTTCGAGGGCGTGCCGGCGAAGAAGGCCAGCCCCGTGCTGTC
This genomic interval carries:
- the rpsU gene encoding 30S ribosomal protein S21 — its product is MPGIRVKEGESIESALKRFKKATEKAGILSEIRKREHYEKPSVKRKKKALAAKKRAVKKARKSY
- a CDS encoding thioredoxin domain-containing protein — encoded protein: MLAAATLMGAGCTKSAEVPATAKAPTTAPAAAPAPAAIPAASPATEAASADPAQALTGIPGMDFSALPPAAKRELATVFSDEFCYCGCPHSLGACLKQHTPCKHAKRMAKLSARLVAEGGPASEVIVALSKYYASFREPRVQLKVDPRMCQGNANAPVTVAEFSDFECPYCGKARPILEAFAKKHPGEVRFCYLPFPLSMHANAVPAAQAVLWARDQGKFWEMHDALFGQQENLKPEALPALAKSVGLNGDKLAAVLKTDQYKDEIDGFHAQGRMAAINSTPSVFFNGRAYELGFQEAQLEHSMEDEVEWRANNNAWAAD
- a CDS encoding GGDEF domain-containing protein, coding for MSEEKTSVHSISDLLGSAQQQSAYLIVISAKSAAGIGRMFKLDRSEVVLGRSSEAQFQVEDDGISRKHAKVVAIGDGRFQLVDLGSTNGTYLNGLKVSAAPLYDGDKIQIGSNTVLKFSIQDALEEQYQRSIYESATRDGLTRVYNKKYFMETVRKEFAYCLRHRVPLSLVLFDVDHFKRINDVYGHPAGDFVLTRIAQRVADTVRTEDLLARYGGEEFALMLRESAEDAALACAERCRVAVDRADFIFSGTPIKVTISLGVATLLDSDFSQPEDLISAADKYLYRAKHAGRNRVDAKAISGP
- the dnaG gene encoding DNA primase, whose protein sequence is MIPEHKIQEVLDRVDIVSLVSRHVELKKAGREFKGRCPFHQEKTPSFYVVPEKRFYFCHGCRASGDAVSFIQRYLGKTFQDAVRDLAQEVGIDLEAAQDPGLKERQQVKEATDFAAEHFRALLWNEDEGRAARAYLASRGVSEEVARGFGLGWAPAQWSLLADRFQKNGMLEWGLKAGLVTKRSSGDGCIDFFRSRLMVPIRAPEGRPIAFGGRLVAAEDGPKYLNSRESRLYNKSETLFGMDQARDDIHKRKTAVLVEGYFDCIGLHQVGVRHAVALCSTNLTAGHLQVLKRAEARDLVLLLDGDSAGLAAVERLAGPLLAAGAPTRVALLPQGDDPDVFARREGQDGVERLLESAQPLTAYLFATLLPTGKQASFEEKMAALERLKPVTSQVPPGLTRSALISALAAHFGWMPAQIESSLQYKPPPTPKPAATAAYPNAVPAQAVPRPVPKPQAERPPPEAEALYVAAILRDSRLLARDTFRVCDELSHMGLRMVLAQATSGRGLEEALFEASEVVKRTLLEAGRRLSPGGMELETEFILACRDIMKKRIDERLVYIKRATEQTQGAFDLTEETRLLLSERKELLALRKRVLDELSPASSATGTKGPMQPV
- a CDS encoding GatB/YqeY domain-containing protein produces the protein MTTLKDRLTADLKEAMKAKDELTLSVVRMLKSAVKYKEVEPGASELDDAGIQQVIATLIKQRRDSVEQFKSGGRPELAEKEEQEISVLQRYLPKQLTPEELTAAVQASIAEVGAKGPKDMGAVMKNVNPKLQGKAEGKAISEEVKAQLARLS
- a CDS encoding HEAT repeat domain-containing protein, encoding MYRLLLLVLLLAASPSRAGTVASECWASCRRHVEDPSLRARTCGACVAGGRVDSWVASLGTGGVEAQQALASALQDSSWRVRWAAVRAGARSRGLTERRALAEWIMDTPPDADLGACLTAVRAAADAGRSTADFLREAGARGPASAARVWAKRDAVRQALSLEMYAQEPSVRLPALLHLATFQGQSATRVVLDTVASRPVAGDAVMAELLAAVAERQRASVGRLLLNEAKPADEAAINRLFAVYSRELDALRPDLSAGDAQRRRTAVAALRRYGPLAKRELEGALGDADGRVRELAARGLAESAGKPLRDIALQGVKDAESAESARPWLGAMAREKGCFAFLRDVAEGRHARTPEVQGEAVAFLGDCSEGPPPTKRLAPFLASNVVPVRAGAVRALGALPRSADAMVLAEQALEDGAPEVVVAALEVLAAYRQPSRGDEAAGLLASEHPVVRAAAARALEFVGRAAHVRVLAECLRGDPVADVRVAVARTLSTLGGPHAVAALSEAAAHDADTHVKHVSQEGLRRLGFGR
- a CDS encoding asparaginase, whose product is MAGGRPSALRPAAFFQTLRKRAPELFQLADIELELFSNLDSSEMQPELWSRMAAHLHRRLPEFDGAVVTHGTDTLAYTASALSFMLRNPPCPVVLTGSQRPLGEIRSDARLNLIDAVLSALQGPREVTICFDSHLYRGNRTRKVKVAEYDAFESPNFPVLGTLGVDATFEKGLPSRGPFRLHEKLDPRVFLLKVYPGLDPTLPLQLLPHVKGLVVEAYGAGNVPIAPELGRSLLPLFVQARERGVPVLVVSQAYRNGVDLTLYESGAKVLAEGAVGGADMTPSAALVKLMQGLAEHPRGGEALARFLRTPVAGELSVGRPTVPPPEKNRRRPARVGRVV